A genomic window from Phoenix dactylifera cultivar Barhee BC4 unplaced genomic scaffold, palm_55x_up_171113_PBpolish2nd_filt_p 001015F, whole genome shotgun sequence includes:
- the LOC120107779 gene encoding uncharacterized protein LOC120107779 — MDLPVVDLAPYLVIAGSPDPAAEAADEELRELCAVVSRSLRDTGALLVKDPRCSAEDNDRFLDMMERYFERSEEFKRLQERPHLHYQVGVTPEGVEIPRSLVDKDMQEKIKMMPEEFRPFTPTGPDPKWRYMWRIGPRPANTCFQELNSEPVIPEGFPEWKETMDLWGFKMIAAIEAVAEMAAIGFGLSQDAFTSLMKQGPHLLAPTGSDLQHHGTKGTVFAGYHYDLNFLTIHGRSRFPGLNIWLRSGQKMEVKVPVGCLLIQTGKQLEWLTGGECLAGMHEVAVTKRTLEAIELARQQNRSLWRVSSTLFAHIASDATLQPLGHFAEAPHASKYPPICAGDFVEQELAVINLKGKKGYS; from the exons ATGGACCTGCCCGTCGTGGACCTTGCCCCGTACCTGGTAATCGCCGGATCCCCCGATccggcggcggaggcggcggatGAGGAGCTGAGGGAGCTATGCGCGGTGGTGAGTAGAAGCCTGAGGGACACTGGGGCGCTCTTGGTGAAGGACCCCCGGTGCTCCGCCGAGGACAACGATCGGTTCCTGGATATGATGGAGAGGTACTTCGAGCGATCCGAGGAATTCAAGCGGCTCCAAGAGCGCCCCCACCTCCATTACCAG GTTGGTGTAACACCTGAAGGGGTGGAGATACCACGCAGTCTAGTGGATAAGGACatgcaagaaaaaataaaaatgatgccAGAGGAGTTTCGGCCATTCACTCCTACAGGACCAGATCCTAAATGGCGATACATGTGGAGGATAGGTCCTCGACCAGCAAATACCTGCTTTCAG GAACTGAATTCTGAACCTGTCATACCAGAAGGGTTTCCTGAGTGGAAAGAAACCATGGACCTATGGGGATTCAAGATGATAGCCGCAATTGAG GCTGTTGCTGAGATGGCTGCAATTGGTTTTGGCTTGTCGCAGGATGCATTCACTTCTTTGATGAAACAG GGACCTCACCTCCTTGCTCCAACAGGAAGCGACCTTCAGCATCATGGAACCAAGGGCACAGTATTTGCAGGATATCATTATGACCTCAATTTCTTGACTATACATGGCAGGAGCAGGTTTCCTGGCCTTAATATCTGGTTGCGAAGTGGACAGAAAATGGAAGTGAAGGTCCCTGTCGGGTGCCTTCTCATTCAAACAGGAAAACAG CTAGAGTGGCTGACTGGGGGTGAGTGTTTAGCTGGAATGCATGAGGTTGCTGTGACTAAGAGGACTCTCGAAGCTATTGAACTGGCTCGCCAGCAAAACCGCAGCCTGTGGAGGGTCTCATCAACA CTCTTCGCACATATTGCTTCTGATGCAACACTACAGCCACTAGGCCATTTTGCTGAGGCACCCCATGCAAGCAAGTACCCTCCCATCTGTGCTGGAGATTTTGTCGAACAAGAGCTTGCAGTGATCAATctcaaaggaaagaaaggatacTCGTAG